From Solanum stenotomum isolate F172 chromosome 2, ASM1918654v1, whole genome shotgun sequence:
CAACCAGATCAACTCTTGATATATGTTCTTGCAGGAGAACGATTAGCATACATCCACAAAGTTTCTAATATACTCATGGGGATCCTtatgagccaaaccaccgaaCAACCCATTCAATTGCAAGAGCTACAACATAGTACTTGTGATATGGAACACCGTATTCCCTTCAGCTGGggcaagcgaatggcaccaatacCACTCATAAGATGGGGGTTATTAGCGTTAGGCTcgttgacatcgttgaggttacCAATGTCATCTTGATGGCCTACTTGGCTGCCATTGCTGTCGTTCATACTCatacttccaatttcaaaacacaaacaagcaaaacaaaactaaaattaagtaagttcaactatgactaacaagaacaaaattcaacttaaccaaaaattctcaagtaacaccactccctgccagtggcgccattttgattaataacatttaaaagacacttcatccaatactaagcgtcAACAATCATTAGTTAGTAATATAACcaaactaagtgagttggggtcgcgTCCCAAGGGATTGGTAcgtatttgagaatcaatagaaaggcatgaatatgctcaagtcaatcataggtaaaaatatttacgaataaaagcatggttcaagtttggggtgacataagtgtcaaataacagggggaTTTGGGTTCAACTATCAGCTATAACagcaaataacacgaaaataacaagtatggagacgggttcttgggttGCGATTGGATTATGGGATAAGGCagacaaatgggtgattgcaATCAATGATGAATAGTTGtgaattagtgaataagctagactttagtggggataaactttctctcgaacaatttaccccgaatcaaattggtttctctcgaacaccaataagcagcaattaagaacaacctatgCTTTAATCcattcattctctcgagctgaatgtgtggaaaaggattttgatcactctcttgagctaaacccatgacaacccaatacccacagaccatcaaattAGTAATCTTGGTtgtaaaacctctctctcgagcaagccaaaagcACAAAGTttgagttgcatttgcaactacaaccctttaaattaaccCACAactactgaatgaaatcacttttaaacaacatttacactatcaattaacaatacccagcaactaaatcaacccataatcacataatcacatcccaagaattggggttttagctagacatcataaaaagatagaaatcgttaccaaattgtgtttccatcaactaggtaagattaacattgtctttacaaaggtctaagatgaagaatcttcaatacccacttccaatttctcagaaatggaaatcttcaaatcttcaaagctaaggaaatattgtctaaAAACTTAGTTCTAAGCTCTCTaacttgaaaactgaacaataatgaaaaactagataaaaatttgatacaatatgatactaaactaaaaattcaaacatgtatttatagtcgccaaaaatgtgttgcgaaggaccattcggcgcaataagtcaggatcgccgatccactcggcgatccgccctttggtcagttccattttggccttcagcaacttcaagttctataactttgggcAATATAGCACTGCATCGTGAAATCATTCGctgactcgccgactgctcattTCTATCATCGACTTGattttttccttcagggcttggcacactggaacattaagCGAGACcatggccattcggcgactcacccAGTGGTTTAGGCAATCCTCAGGCCtttttttcttcgttctttcagttgccttgttcctttttgctcattagtgtccatgttttgttcctcaatccaaatacctgaaaatcaaagatttacatcaattattgccataaaatatgcatttgaggacactaaatctattaaaataaagtcctaaatgagtccaaatcgtggactcattaGTTTACATCTCAAACATTTAACAATTATTGTTTGTCCACTGGAATAACAGTTGAACATCCCGTTGCACATGTTCATACTCAAAATGATTTAGCAGAGTCATTGATTAAACATTTTAAATTGATAGCTAGACCATTATTGATGAGGACAAAGTTGTTTATTTCAGTATGGGGGCATGTTATTTTGTATACAGCAACACTTGTGCACATAAAGCCAACCAGTTATCATGACATCTCCCCATTACAATTGGTTTTTGGTCCGGAGCCAACCATTTCCCATCTTAGAATCTTTGGTTATGCGGTATATGTTCCAATTGCTCCATCACAccaaagaaagatgggtccccaaagaaggttgggatatatgttgggtatgaatctcattctattataaaatatttagaacCTAGAACTGGAGATTTATTTACGGCAAGGTTTGCTGATTGTCATTTTGATTAATCAATATACCCAATATTAGGGGGAGAACAAAAACAGTTGGGAAATGAGATAGATTGGAATTCACTTTCAGTGTCTCATTTAGATCCTCGAACAAATCAATATGAGCAAGAATTTcaaaagatgatttatttgcaaaatattgtaaattaattgcCGGATGCATTTACTAACCTCCCATGAGTTACTAAATCAGATATCCCAATGGCTAATGCTCAAGTTCAAGTTGATGTCCTAGTAGGACAAAATGTTAAGGAAAATGAGTCTAAACCATGCTTAAAACGTGGTAGACCAATTGGTTCCAAGGATAAAAAtccttgaaaaagaaaaggaataaatGATCAAGATGATCATAATATGGAGGCAATTGCTCATGAAGAGCTCCGAGACATAATAAATAATGACACCACTAAGGAGGTCTATGCACCTGAAAATTATGGGAATGAGGAAATCTCAATAAATTATGTCTCGATGAGAAAAAGGTGGAATCGAAATAATATTGTGGTGGATAATATTTTTGCCTATAATGTTGCAATTGAAATAATGCAACAAGATGAGGATTTAGAACCAAGATTTGTCAATGAATGTAGACAGAGAAATGATTGGTCAAAATGGAAGGAAGCAATTCAAACAGAATTGGCTTCACTTGAAAAACATGAAATTTTTGGACCAATTGTCCGAACACCTTCAGGTGTCAAGCCAGTGGGGCACAAATAAGTTTTTGTGtgaaaacacaataaaaatgGTAAAGTCTAGAGGTGGGCATAAATACCGGAAAACCGAATCAAATCGAACTAATTCGGTTCTTCAGTTTTTCGGTTCAGTGTCGGTGTTAACTTTTCGAAAGTTTGGTTCTTCGATTCGATGTTCGGTGTAAGGGTCTCAAAACTTCGGTGCACCAAAAAACTgaacttttattaaaaaaaattaaaactaaaatatttatatatatatgggaattcgcttaactaaaaattaaaaattcaatcaaCAATTAAATCATTCATGAACAAATCAAAGTAACACCAAATGTATAATTCAATAGTTAACTTGAAATATTAATTTCCAAGAGAAACTCAAACATATTTCTACCAATGTACATTATGTAAAGGAACCATCTTCATACTTGTTTTTCTAAATTGTTGGAGGCACAATGTTTTTGATAAAGACAAATATAGTCTTTTAGTTAGCACAATAAGTGTTCCACGCTAATACGCATCATTCCTTAAcatagttttaaatttctaagtatcttatactttatccttattttacttttcattCACACTGAAAACCGATTTAAAAACACCGAACTAAATCGAACCGAAGTAGAAAAAACTGAATCGAACcgaattagtttagtttaataTACGGTGAGCACTTTTCTAAAATCgaaaaccaaaaaaccgaatCGAAGAATCGAACGCCCACCCCTAGTAAAGTCGTAAGATATAAAGCACGACTTGTGGCACAAGAATTTTCGCAAAGGCTAGGCATTGATTATGAGGAGACGTCTTCTGCTGTGGTAGATGAAATTACCTTTAGGTATCTAATAAATATGGCAGTTAATGAAAAGTTTGAAATGCATCTAATGGACGTTGTCACAGCCTATTTATATGGCTCACTAGAccacaatatttttatgaaaattcctGAAGCACTAAAAGGGCCTGAagcatataaaaattcaaaagaaagttGTTCAATAAAGCTTCAGAAatccttatatggattgaaacagtcaaggcgaatgtggtataATCATCTTAGCGAATATTTGCTAAAAGATGGGTATAAGAATGACCCTATTTgtccttgtatttttatatgaaGGTCAAAATCTGAATTTCTAGTAAtatatgtttatgttgatgacttgaacatCATTGGAACTCCTAAAGAGCTTTCAAAAGTTGTTGAGTGTTTGAAGAAAgattttgaaatgaaagatcttggtaagACCAAATTTTATCTTGGCCTTCAGATTGAACATTTGACAAATGGAATATATATCCATCAATCAACATATACTGAAAAGATTTTGAAGCgattttacatggataaatTATACCCATTGAGTATCCCGATTGTTGTGAAATTTCTTGACAGAAATAAAAATCCATTCCAACCTCAAGAAAAGGATGAAGAGTTTCTTGGTGATGAAACTCCATATCTCAGTGTTATTGGGACATTAATATACCTTGCCAATATTACCCgaccatatattttatttcGCAATAAGTTTATTAGTGAGATTCAGCTCATGTCCAACAAGAAACTATTGGAAATGTGTaaaacatatattcatatatctTCAAGGAACaattgatatgaaattattgTATTCTAATGCATCCAAGTCAGAATTGATCGGTTATGCAGATGCTGGCTATTTGTCTGACTCACATAAAACCCGATCTTAAACAGGCTATTTAATTATTCACATATGAAGGTATATTTATATCATGGCGTTCGATGAAACAAACAATAGTTGCTACTTCTTCACATCATACAGAGATAATAGTCATTCATTAAGCCAATCGAGAATGTGTATGGTTGACATAAATTACTCAACACATTTTACAAGTATGTGGTCTTTCTGTCAAACAAAGACTACAATAATATTGTATGAATATAATGTTGCTTGCATAGCTCAATTAAAGGGATGATACATCAAAGGAGACcaaacaaaacatatttcacctaagttctttttcacacatgatcttcaacaaaacgATGAGATAAATGTTCAATAGATTCGTTCgagtgataatcttgcagatttATTCACTAAGGCATTTCCAACGTCAACATTTAAGAAGCTaagatataagattggaatgtGTCATCTCTAAGATATCAAATTAAGTTTTCATCAGAGGGAGTAAAATACGCGTTGTACTCTTTTTTCCTTATCCAAGGTTTTGTCCCATTGGAATTTCttggtaaggtttttaatgaggcaacacTCAAGGCGTATTACAAGATGTGTGCACTCTTTTTCCTTTACTAGGCTTTTTCCCACTGGGTTTTTCTTAGTAATATTTTAACGAGGCACATTATCTATAAACATCCAAGGGGAGTGTTACAAATCCATTTAATTGTGTGGATGTTTCTTTTCAATCTACACGTAACGTAATGTCCCATTTAATGTATCACTTAAAGAGCTTCTAACGTATTTTGTTTAACTTTGTAAATGGGTGATTTCTAAATCCTATAAAAGGGTATGTTTCACCTTTGTGAAAGAGAACACTTGAAGAGATTAAATAATATTCTCCACTTTATACTTTCCATCACCATTTGTCTCCCTTTATTGTTTGTGTATTCTTGTTTTTCCTCTTGTTTTACAACATAaaagaatatttcaaaaatattaattaaatttcacatAGCTTGAAATTCAAGAATAAGTATATTACCCTTATTTAGAAGGCACAATTGGAGAGGACTAACATAGCATAAGAAAATTGTACCAAAAGCAAGTTAAATTGTACTACTTTCTCTTTTTATTGGAGAGGACTAACATAGCATAAGAAAATTGTCCCAAAAGCAAGTTAAATTGTACtactttctctttttctatAAGCATTCTATAGTGTACAGTGAAAGCCTTTAAATTTTTTGCTCTGTCTGGCCCATTTTTATTGGCAATAGTTGCTTTATATCCACGTGTAAGGAACTGAAATTACCTCTgcttttgataaaaataaattgtcttTCTCTTTGCAAAGTATAATCATCTCTATCCCTTTCTCTGTTCATCTTGAAACGGGTGAGTCTTTTTTCGCTTTTTCTGCATctgtttttttctcttcaaaGATTGCTTGTATTAAGTGTGATGATtgtaaaataactatttttatccttcaattcctaatttgtttctagttatattttgt
This genomic window contains:
- the LOC125855935 gene encoding uncharacterized mitochondrial protein AtMg00810-like, encoding MAVNEKFEMHLMDVVTAYLYGSLDHNIFMKIPEALKGPEAYKNSKESCSIKLQKSLYGLKQSRRMWSKSEFLVIYVYVDDLNIIGTPKELSKVVECLKKDFEMKDLGKTKFYLGLQIEHLTNGIYIHQSTYTEKILKRFYMDKLYPLSIPIVVKFLDRNKNPFQPQEKDEEFLGDETPYLSVIGTLIYLANITRPYILFRNKFISEIQLMSNKKLLEMCKTYIHISSRNN